The Myotis daubentonii chromosome 9, mMyoDau2.1, whole genome shotgun sequence genome has a segment encoding these proteins:
- the LOC132240779 gene encoding large ribosomal subunit protein uL15-like — MPSRLRKTPKLRGHASHGHGRTGKHREHPGGRGNAGGLHHHRINFDKNHPGDCGKGGMRHHHLKRNRSFCPPVNLDELCSLVSEQTQVNAAKSKTRAAPITDVVQSGSYKVLGKGKLPKQPVIVKAKFFSRRAEERIKGVGGACVLVA; from the coding sequence ATGCCATCCAGACTGAGGAAGACCCCAAAACTTCGGGGCCACGCGAGCCACGGCCACGGCCGCACTGGCAAGCACAGGGAGCACCCGGGGGGCCGCGGGAATGCTGGCGGCCTGCATCATCACAGGATCAACTTCGACAAAAATCACCCAGGTGACTGTGGGAAAGGTGGTATGAGGCATCACCACCTAAAGAGGAACCGGAGCTTCTGCCCACCTGTCAACCTTGATGAACTGTGTTCCCTGGTCAGTGAGCAGACCCAGGTAAATGCTGCCAAAAGCAAGACTAGAGCTGCTCCGATCACTGATGTGGTGCAATCGGGCTCCTACAAAGttctggggaagggaaagctCCCAAAGCAGCCTGTCATTGTGAAGGCCAAGTTCTTCAGCAGAAGAGCCGAGGAGAGGATTAAGGGtgttggtggggcctgtgtcctggtAGCCTGA